The nucleotide window CACACCTTGGcaatgtgtgtgtgtgcgtgGTTTGTTTGCTGGCTGCTCGTTGccaatttctttgaaaatttcgttcgtcttatctatttattcgaattttaaaataaaaaagaattcgggaattaaaagatttaaaaaaaaaataaaacgaacgaacaaaaaatgttcatCATTCACAATAGTGAATTTTGACGTTTTGTGGCATGTTATGGCAGTATATGGCAACTCTTGAACAAAAGACAGCTGTCAAAGTTTTATCATCAAGTTGCATCGTTATTTTCGTggaaattgtgtttgtttttcttgtttgtggaatttttaactaaaataattaaagtttATATACATTTTGATTGATTCGACAAATCAATTacatgttgttttattttgacaAGTGTTTAACAATCCCTGACCATGGATTACAATGATGATTTTAGTCCGAGGCGACTTGAACAGGAAACAACTGACATCAAACAGCGCCACCACAATGATAAAGAAGATGCAGAAAATCATTTGGTGGGAAATTTTCAACACGCTCTTCTAGAGGAGAATGCAAATAATGAGTGGCGGCCCTTAAATGGCCTACGCCACCAAAGCACGTACGACTACCAAGATCAACAAATTcggcaacagcagcaacaacaacaatacgaCGGACATGATGCCAACCACACAGACCATCATGACAATGTGTCGTCTACTTATTATGGCAAAACTCAAACGGACCAAGGAGGACACTTTAATGATATCCTAAATAGTAATAGGCAAAATGTGGAAGGTGGGTGTCGACAAAAGCTAGATGattaagaatttaaattaaaagtgaacAATTTTTTAGGTTCCCATTTGAAAAAGGCCACACCTGGCAGCTCTTATGAAAACAGCAATAAATATGGACGTATGCACAATTTGCCCATGCTATCGGAGGACTTGCGCATCTCTAAAATCATACGACGCCTGATGATAGAAAACAATCGCAAGGCTGCTATTGATCTGTGCAAGAAATTGGAAACTGCTGTACGCAATCAATCGAATGTCACTTATATATGCCGTTCATTTGATATTCTGTTCGATAATATGCTTACGGTGTTGCGTCAATGCCCTATTGAGTGCTTAGAGAATGCCAGCTCAATTCTGGGCATCATGGGCTACATAAATCGCTATGATTTTGCCGTTTATAAGGGACACTTGGCCAAGGCttatgaaaacattaaaagtATACGCAAATATTTAATGATGGCTCTGAAAACTACATTGAGGTgggtttatttgttttatgggGTTCAGTGAAATGGTTTTAATATTATTCTTATTGTATAATAaagtttttaggtaaatttaaatTAGCCTGCAAAGTAGTTAGTTGATCTTGTtttgtagttattttttttgtgtaccCGGCTGATAATACTACACGTGGCAATTGATTGAGGAACCACttgccaataaaaaaaataattttactgtgttttaaatgataaagttgagggtcatttggacccaaagtgctcttaagggttaatttccatttttgcgctgctattgtaaatttaagaccttaaggtatattttttgcaactttcattaaaattggcacaaaaaatatatagaatttcGCTGTCAATCATTTAGAAATACCAAATATTGCAGAATTTTAccttgaccttcacgatttaagagtTAACGTTATCCacatttagtaaaactttcagactatagtTAGAATTACCTGAACTGTAATATtctcaataggttttacttaaaattcataacattaTGGAAAATGAGCACATTCGACAAAATATgaccaaataattagtttttctcgaaaatcgcacaATTTAAATCGCAGGAATGGAAAAACTTTAGTAGGTATTggcatacttttttcatatttgtattccAATAAAtaccaatgtgatgatcaaaaaattctgaaatttgtttaacaaaatttttaaaaatttggaaatggagttttgaaactgtcgtttaaaaaaattatttttttggtcatacaatGAACaattctacaccatttccaattgtatttcagaaaattccaattgaatttcagaaatttccaattatatatcagaaatttcaaattatatttcataaatttctaattatatttcagaattttctaattatatttcagaatattccaattaaatttcagaagtttccttttatatttcagaactttctaattgtatttcagaattttccaattgtatttcagagatttccatttgtatttcagaatttttaattcacacttaaaaagtttctaattgtatttcagaattttccaattgtatttcagaattttctatttgtatttcagaaatttccattggtattgctattagaataattggaatattctgaaattcagttagaaaattctgaaatataattggaaatttatgaaatataatggaaaaaaaacaaaaaattttcgaatccaATTAAACAAAACTTCACACAACTCCAAACAGTAATCAACTATTAATAGTGATTTTTTcgtgaatattattttttttgtatggggaTACCCTGAAGCTTTGGATATAGAGGGTACGTTTGTTCTAGAGAAATATTACATTTAACCTTCCTAAAGATGACTCCTGAGTAGTTACGAGCCTTTTTCTATccattttttcacaattttgttaTCACGAACTTTAACACtcgtgcggcacgccaatttttaaccgatcgacatcagacttttttttaaattttttatcctaacctcacacaaaacttttttcaatttttccatACATTGAGGGTCCATCTTTGGAAACCTATAatacaaattgtatttcttTACCTTTTGGCGTTTAGGCTCGGCGATGTTGAATCATACCCGTAACTTCAACAAATTGTAttctacggtgtaaaatacccagcagataaatttacctaaaaggttacttatttcaaatcaatatctacggctaaaagttaccaaatatttttactccataagtaactaagcacaTCATTCAATCAATCAGTAGAGGAAGATAGATAGATTCCattaatcataattttttataatccaattttatgctaaattaaatttatttcttatatgtACTCTTAACTCCTCAAGATGTGATGCCGTTAATCTGGATCTAAAAACCTACAGCGAACGACTCCTTAGTCTACTCAAAGAATATCTCGAAAATGCTGAAGTTTcagaaaatttcatttcaatcaGCGAAACTATAGcggaattttcgaaaaattacaaGACATCATTTCAGCGTCACTTCACCGATATAGTTGACATCATTATCGGTTGGCATTTAGAGGTCGAACAGCCTGCAGAACTTAAACGACATTGTGCCAAGGTTTTACAACAATTCGCCGAATATTTTCTCAATGAGTTGGATTTTACATTCGGTCTTTTGGGACAATTTATAGAAGATATAGAGGCCTGTCGCGATGATATACTAAGCGAGGAGGATAGTTCGGCGGTAACAAGACAACAAACAGAAATTCGTGTAGGATCCTTTATAGGAGCATTTACTTCAATTGTAAAGGCTTTGGCCTCCAGAGGGGTTAACCTCAATGAATTTGGCACGGCTGCCGCCATTTTAACAAACGCTAAAGAAGCCGTCAATAAAGTAGCCAAAATATGTTTCGATGTGATACCTATGTTAAGTGAAGAGACTGTGGTCAATTTAAATGAGTTCTACTGCATGATTCTTTTGTACGACAGAGGTGTTGAGAATTTAAATGCTTTTGAAAGCATAATCCAGCTGCAACTGAAACATTTGCCGGTCTTCAATGCTAACCAGCAGTCGAGTTTCCTTTATAtggttttaaatattgttagacAATATCGCACCCAGCTGCCTCTAAGCTTCATTACTCTTATCATGGGCACCGATTGCCAAGTATTACAAGATATTAAACTAAGTTGTGGTTTGAAAACAAgtaaattattaatgaaaatcTATCATGAAatgttaattataaaaaatgtgccATTGCTGCAAGAAGGCTATCGCCATATCCTGGAAGATGTAAATAAAACAGTGGCCAAATTAAATACCATAGAGGGTACTGCGGATTCCATGATGAGATGtgaaatgttattaaatttctACTTGGCTGGCTTAACCGCACTGGCTTGTCAGACATCTTCAATTATAGGCATGTATGCTTTAAAGCCTTCAATTTTGGAATTACTTATCAAGAATTGCCAGGGCTCAAATTTCTCGTTATGGAGTAAATATCCCACTTTACACCAGGCCTTGTTGGAATTAATCATAGATCATTGTATGAAGAATCACAATTTTCGCCAGTCGTCACGTTTGCTGAAACAACATCAAGACTCACCTTCTTCTGAAAATTTTGCCatgattttaaaattcctaGCCGAATTATTAAAGTGGCATAGTTcagagaaaatatttaaatggctggaaaatattttacaagAATGCTTGGAAGACtttgaaatattaatacaaaacaagtattttatgcAGATATGCGATAATATAACATTGGCAGCTGTCAAACAGCCGCTTATATGCTCAACTATAATAGAATCGTTGCTCACATATCCAAAGGTCCCTGATCAGATATTGTCCAATATCAGAGATATTGCTCTGTGCATCACAGAAAGTTCAGATAAAAAATTGGCTGCAGCTTATTGCAAAATTCTGGCACAATTACCTTTGGATATTTGTCTAAGACCCAACTATGACAAACAGTTTTATGCCAAAAACAAAGAGAAGATTTGCACTCTATACCAATGGCACAAAGCGTCCGCTTGCTTTAATGGCCTACggccaaaatatttcaaatcattctTGGAGTCTTTGGATCCCAATGCTCATTCAAATAGTTCACTTTATCCTTCGTTTATCGAAAAGAGTTCATGCAATTTGCAGCGTGAACATTTTGTAGAATATTTAAAGGCTTTGAAGGACAATCATCAATTGTTGTCATATCACTTGCAGTATGAGGCAGCCCGTTATTGTGTGCAACAAAAATTGCGCACTACTTTGGGAAAACCTCAAGAAACTTTCCTCGGCATTGAGGGAGTGGTTATGAAATATGCTCGCTTTTTGGCAGAAAAGGAGGGTTTGCCTTTGtcgtataaaaatttacaaaatatcatACAGGTGCAAGAAAATTGTCGCATGCTTTTGGGCTTTCTCGAGTGCTTGGAAAAGCATATTTACAATGCCGCCGAGGGCACTGCCTATGCCATGTTACCAGCTGAAAAGCcggcaaaaacattttttcgcgTTAATGCCTCGACTTGCAGGGAGTGGTTTAAACGCATCCGCACCGCAGTCAATTTGATATCAATACATTGCATGGAACCAGAAATGGTCATACGATATTCTGAGGTGAGtcaaagcaaaaatatttatgtattttaaacaattttcagtcTATTTTAATACCTTTcactaataattttgtatttttcaaaaaaatgttttcaacaaatatttaaaaaaatgtttcatccaaaattgatttttcaccaaaaaaagcgattcggcacagacgactaaagctctcttactttttttatttttaattttagaatattttgcaAATTGAAGCAAATCACAGCAATCTAGCTCTACTCGATCGTACCGTGACCTCTTTGGTGTGGGCTCTCTATAATTGCGGTGAATCCGATACTCTGTATGGCTTAACAACCTGGTTAAAATCTAAACATGGCAAACGTTTCGAATGGATACAATATGTAGCAGAACAAGCAAGTGGACATTTGGAAAAGGCTGCAACTGGTTACCTATATACACTACATGATGAAAATAACAAGTCTATGGACTCGTACATGAAGGAGTTCATACAAAAACAACTAACAGAGTGTTTCTATCACACAGCCCGTTGGTCGGAGATTCCGGCTATAACACAGGAAACCATTTATTCAAAACAACATCTACAAATCATGGAGAATGTCTATCAGTCGGTGGGTTATGAACAGTACAACAGCTGGCAACATCAGGAATTAACCACAGCCCTAGTAGATTTAACCGAATGGCCTGAAGAGTTAGCAAACagtgagaaaaatataaatagtttcaCCCCCAAATTGGAAACCTACTCGTATTATGaggttttaagaaaattacaaGATTCTTGTATAATAAACGCCAACTCAAGGGACGTAAAGAAGGGCGTTTATGACTCCGTGAGAAACTGTGTGCAACAGGGTATACGAGAAGGTTTATTGCGCAGTTACGAACCTGGATTCAACAACAATCAACTAAATGAATTAATGGTTATTAACCACATTTCACAAAAGTTGCACAATCAAGAAGATATTATTATTTCTACTAAAGAGAATTGTCTAGATACAAAAATGTCTTCCCTTTTATTAAGCAAATGTTTGTATTGGTCTTTGATAAAGGGCCAACAGAAAAGCAAACCACAATACGATCTTTTGTTACATTTATCTTCTAAAGCTCGTCTAGAAAACAATCTAAATTACTGCCAATCCTTGCTCAGCCAATTCTTTAAATTGAAACACATTAATTTGCCCCTCAATGAAATTGCTCAACAGTTGAAAACAAATCAATTGAATATTGACTATAATGATATAGTTTTAGTACAAGGTGTAGAGGAATTGGTCAAGTGTCTACAAGCTCAAACCACTTCAATATCAGAGGCTTTAGAATTGGGTTCGGCTTGTTGTTCAGAAATTATACAATTGAAAGATAAAACTGAAACATACTCTTATCCCGACTCTATATCAAATCTGCTCTTAACCATGGCTGATTGGTTGACCATACATCGTTTAAATAACACCAATCTCACAAATggtcaacaatttcaaaaattacaaaaccaatTGCCCGAAATAGCCTGCTGTTCTCATTCGGACAGCTCTAAAACGAATGTGTTACCTTCTTCGGAATATTCGGTGGGTAAATTATTAAATGCTAGCATCATGTGTAAACAGAATTCAGGAGAAGCTTGGTTTTCCTACGGCAACTGGTGTTATCGTTGGGGTAAAAAACTCATGGAGACCAAAGGTTCGGACCAATCATCATCTGTCTCTGTTAATGACCTTAAAGACATTAAACTTACTAAGCGAAATGTTGCTGCTATACAAGATATACTTAAAGATAACTTTGATGTCGATTCCatacaacaaattattgatGTGCTAAATAAGCATATTTTAAATGCCATGAATTATGACAACACCGAAGATTTGGATACAAATACGAATTCGGAAAATACGACTGAAATTTTGGAGCGTGAATTGAAAAGTGTTTGTTCTCTTAATGAGGAACAATTAAATGCTATTCTATCAATATGGCGTCAGGCACAGAAAGGTGTATATGGTTTTTACGAAGAAGCTACTAGAGCCTATTTCAAATATCTGGCCATTGAAAGTGAGAATGTAGCCAAAAAAACGGATGTTACAATTTCAGATAATAACGAGGTGGAGGACTGTACTTTTGTTACAACAACGTTGCGGCTGTTGCGTTTGATTGTTAAACATGCCATTGGATTGCAggtaatacatttttttctttaaatataccactaaaattttttcacttaaatttttcattaaaaattagtttcactacaaattatcattaaaaatttgtttcaccaaaaattcttgctaaaatattgtttcaccaaatattcacaaaaaagtttttttcataaaattttaccaagaatttttttcacttaaaaataatttcaccaaaaatgttcatacattttttttttaaattgctctAAATATGTTATCCAGTTCACTAAAAATTAACTTCGCCacaaattttcacttaaaattacTTTCACCAAACATtgtcaataaaaaatttcataaaaaatctctACAAAGAAATATTcaccaaaaatgtttaaaattttttctacaattatGTCACCacaaatttgcaataaaaattagtttcaccaaaaaatttcactataatttttttcaccaaaaatttctcaaaatacaACTTTCATCAAGATTAGTTTCACCATAAATTTctccaaaaattaatttcactaaaaattagtttcaccaaaatatttcactaaactttcaaaaatgttaaacatctttatttcattaatttccaGGATGTTCTTGAGGAAGGTTTACGCAACACACCCCTAAGACCATGGAAAGTGATTGTTCCTCAGCTCTTCAGTAGACTTAATCACCATGAGCCCTATGTGAGGCAAAGTTTAGCCGAATTATTATGTCGTTTGGCCGTTAATCAGCCTCAACTGATAATTTTTCCAGCTGTAGTAGGCGCCCAACAAGAACTAAAATATCGTAATAATGCCGACACCCAAGTACAGTTAAGCAACTGCTTTGgaactctcttaaattctctaGCCGAACAAGCACCCGAAACGGTATTACAAGTACAATTATTGGTAAAAGAACTAAGACGTATTACCCTGTTATGGGATGAGCATTGGATACACAGTTTGTCACAACTGTATGCGGAGTATTCACCTCTTTATAATAATCTTGATGCTGAGTCGAAAAAATCCAATAATTCTGAACTAATGCAGGCCAAATATGAAGTGTTCAGACAGCATTTGTTGGCAGACTTTAAACAAATTACTGCTGTTACCGAAAAGGAACCAGAAACTAATTATGAACGCAGTTTCCAAGAACGTTTTGGTACATATATCGAGGCCGTTTTAAAGGAATTGCATAAAAATATCGAGGAATCTAAACCTTCGGAATATTGGCAAAAGATAAAACAATTGTATAGTGTATTCCAACAAAGACCTTTAAGGGGTAACTCTTCAACGCTACGCATATCCGAAATTAGTCCAGTTTTGTCAAATATGCACAATACAACTATAGCTATGCCCGGTGTTGATACCTATGAACAGCCGGCTGTCTATATAAAATCTGTAGATCTCACggctttaatatttatttccacCAAAACTAAACCTAAAAAACTTTCCTTCTATGGCAGTAATGGTCAGCGCTATACGTACCTGTTTAAGGGACAAGAAGATTTACACTTGGACGAGCGTATTATGCAATTCCTATCCATATCCAATTCCATGATGGCACGTTCTTATGGCTCCAAGGCAAAAACAGATTGTTTTAAGGCCAATCACTATTCAGTGATACCTTTAGGCTCACGTTCAGGTCTAATAAGATGGGTGGACAATTGCTCTCCCCTGTTCGCCATATACAAGAAATGGCAACAGCGTGATGCTTTGCTTAAGCAACAGCAAAAAGAACGCCAGTCATCGGCTAAGGCACAAGAACAAATACAACAAAGCCCAGTGGCGGCCAATGCCACAAGACCCTCTGAATTGTTTTACAATAAACTAACCCCTCTGCTGGCTGAATGCAATCTCAAAGTTACCGATCCACGGCGACAATGGCCCATGGGTGTTTTGAAACGTGTCCTCAAAGAACTTTCCAACGAAACACCTAAAGATTTATTATCCAAGGAAATTTGGTGTTACTCTGCCAATTCTGTGGAATGGCGTAAGTCAGTGCGTCGTTATTCTATGTCATTGGCGGTCATGTCTATTATTGGCTACGTCATTGGTTTGGGAGATCGTCATTTGGACAATGTGCTTATTAAATTGGCTACAGGAGAAATTCTGCACATCGATTATAGTGTTTGTTTTG belongs to Calliphora vicina chromosome 4, idCalVici1.1, whole genome shotgun sequence and includes:
- the nonC gene encoding serine/threonine-protein kinase Smg1; this encodes MDYNDDFSPRRLEQETTDIKQRHHNDKEDAENHLVGNFQHALLEENANNEWRPLNGLRHQSTYDYQDQQIRQQQQQQQYDGHDANHTDHHDNVSSTYYGKTQTDQGGHFNDILNSNRQNVEGSHLKKATPGSSYENSNKYGRMHNLPMLSEDLRISKIIRRLMIENNRKAAIDLCKKLETAVRNQSNVTYICRSFDILFDNMLTVLRQCPIECLENASSILGIMGYINRYDFAVYKGHLAKAYENIKSIRKYLMMALKTTLRCDAVNLDLKTYSERLLSLLKEYLENAEVSENFISISETIAEFSKNYKTSFQRHFTDIVDIIIGWHLEVEQPAELKRHCAKVLQQFAEYFLNELDFTFGLLGQFIEDIEACRDDILSEEDSSAVTRQQTEIRVGSFIGAFTSIVKALASRGVNLNEFGTAAAILTNAKEAVNKVAKICFDVIPMLSEETVVNLNEFYCMILLYDRGVENLNAFESIIQLQLKHLPVFNANQQSSFLYMVLNIVRQYRTQLPLSFITLIMGTDCQVLQDIKLSCGLKTSKLLMKIYHEMLIIKNVPLLQEGYRHILEDVNKTVAKLNTIEGTADSMMRCEMLLNFYLAGLTALACQTSSIIGMYALKPSILELLIKNCQGSNFSLWSKYPTLHQALLELIIDHCMKNHNFRQSSRLLKQHQDSPSSENFAMILKFLAELLKWHSSEKIFKWLENILQECLEDFEILIQNKYFMQICDNITLAAVKQPLICSTIIESLLTYPKVPDQILSNIRDIALCITESSDKKLAAAYCKILAQLPLDICLRPNYDKQFYAKNKEKICTLYQWHKASACFNGLRPKYFKSFLESLDPNAHSNSSLYPSFIEKSSCNLQREHFVEYLKALKDNHQLLSYHLQYEAARYCVQQKLRTTLGKPQETFLGIEGVVMKYARFLAEKEGLPLSYKNLQNIIQVQENCRMLLGFLECLEKHIYNAAEGTAYAMLPAEKPAKTFFRVNASTCREWFKRIRTAVNLISIHCMEPEMVIRYSENILQIEANHSNLALLDRTVTSLVWALYNCGESDTLYGLTTWLKSKHGKRFEWIQYVAEQASGHLEKAATGYLYTLHDENNKSMDSYMKEFIQKQLTECFYHTARWSEIPAITQETIYSKQHLQIMENVYQSVGYEQYNSWQHQELTTALVDLTEWPEELANSEKNINSFTPKLETYSYYEVLRKLQDSCIINANSRDVKKGVYDSVRNCVQQGIREGLLRSYEPGFNNNQLNELMVINHISQKLHNQEDIIISTKENCLDTKMSSLLLSKCLYWSLIKGQQKSKPQYDLLLHLSSKARLENNLNYCQSLLSQFFKLKHINLPLNEIAQQLKTNQLNIDYNDIVLVQGVEELVKCLQAQTTSISEALELGSACCSEIIQLKDKTETYSYPDSISNLLLTMADWLTIHRLNNTNLTNGQQFQKLQNQLPEIACCSHSDSSKTNVLPSSEYSVGKLLNASIMCKQNSGEAWFSYGNWCYRWGKKLMETKGSDQSSSVSVNDLKDIKLTKRNVAAIQDILKDNFDVDSIQQIIDVLNKHILNAMNYDNTEDLDTNTNSENTTEILERELKSVCSLNEEQLNAILSIWRQAQKGVYGFYEEATRAYFKYLAIESENVAKKTDVTISDNNEVEDCTFVTTTLRLLRLIVKHAIGLQDVLEEGLRNTPLRPWKVIVPQLFSRLNHHEPYVRQSLAELLCRLAVNQPQLIIFPAVVGAQQELKYRNNADTQVQLSNCFGTLLNSLAEQAPETVLQVQLLVKELRRITLLWDEHWIHSLSQLYAEYSPLYNNLDAESKKSNNSELMQAKYEVFRQHLLADFKQITAVTEKEPETNYERSFQERFGTYIEAVLKELHKNIEESKPSEYWQKIKQLYSVFQQRPLRGNSSTLRISEISPVLSNMHNTTIAMPGVDTYEQPAVYIKSVDLTALIFISTKTKPKKLSFYGSNGQRYTYLFKGQEDLHLDERIMQFLSISNSMMARSYGSKAKTDCFKANHYSVIPLGSRSGLIRWVDNCSPLFAIYKKWQQRDALLKQQQKERQSSAKAQEQIQQSPVAANATRPSELFYNKLTPLLAECNLKVTDPRRQWPMGVLKRVLKELSNETPKDLLSKEIWCYSANSVEWRKSVRRYSMSLAVMSIIGYVIGLGDRHLDNVLIKLATGEILHIDYSVCFEKGKTLRVPEKVPFRMTQNLKDALGLVGTEGAFRLACTHVLKILRKERETLLTLLEAFVYDPLVDWTVSDDGTTTVSRRTSAHSAANIIASLDTTTSAQLLSPKSIYNNRKQEVDLSRQSMALRITEIKPTWIKYKNDFDFQLNDLHSHLQNVLDYRKQILQLEQERDNFTKQQAMVRELEALGSAQASHAFIQRYNVYKHDLENFNKIKSMVQKTVNELDLLLLTYFNIVSNPEAMHNIEVNPKGNDIVDHNGSEFDIIKELLIDNNWNNVYVQAKFNRHDMENTFIQTQRSALECRDLLTFYSRVMQFYPRSQLQHYRLMKYKRNFINLMGIEDKSNDVVAVQAKRNIEHCCQYFECMKMISLDLQKNIVQSKQSLEENKQQPIIDSSLALNSINEFVSLNPSYNNQILIICMLRHILQASQVFQIHEQTLKQNRDYFLPNKQLSFLQLINTFIGSIYTTYNNPLPNNEILHLLITALESICYLREIMESVIPKLFSIFMMDDNVELQNVLNNFGSGMNNAVLENHAPLKDIINSIDAAVEKLEMSLKMLQDKLLYIQECHRGTTNDLLELTSWNINISNITQKLRTDLKITLVGNLKHSVESFKINNINNIYDIRKIRYAIDDLVFGIQSTLFEGLLSYAIQNINHNIKSTLIPLETFNEIDLSNADLLCGNLYVALQHESLKLSDDFVVVHHSKLLEEYQLITTAYYWLNEQHLKDVTDAHTFVTSKHEFLTRLQVIYQVLVVWKSTMLKIQSDLELHRHSFKDLIQSLTSSADLIVKQQQFDEAINFINQRYKFFLNLCITLSEYAAVLLQFEMCSDEQSFENLVKLFADVRQEWLQSESSITAVERNLVQLLDPEDKIDQYWIENVSGLLDEMIYSVQKKISDMEKDDKSMQNNLLADGQQMQSLLDSTLRSDLRQLLKMLTKLCKQTTKSDNEELCQDLRDVQQSLKLLQTKLNELQAQLFSREFDSQSILQMQDKITELHDLCHRNNDDLNGLLARFLQIDNEREQQGSESPNKTISQNDLVNKEVINSQIGEQKRNAYAVSVWKRIRMKLEGRDPDHNRRSSVAEQVDYVIREATSEENLASLYEGWTPWV